GGCTAAGCAGGTTCCTTTCCGTGAGGCTTATCAATTGGTGGGTGCCGTCGTGAAACATTGCCTTCAAGAAGGGGTGCTTCTTCGCGAACTGACGCTGGAGTGCTGGCAGCAATTTCATCCTGCGATCGAGGCTGATTTGTTTGAGGCCTTAACACCTCGCAATGTGGTGGCAGCTCGAACTAGCGAAGGGGGTACAGGTTTCGATCGCGTCAATGAACAGCTGACGATTTGGAACCAACGATTTGGCCTTTCGGATCAGCATGGTTGATTGGTGATCATTCGGCTGGGATCGGACTACTCTGAAGAGGCCAGAGGTTCAGTGATCTTCTTTAGGTCCATGAATTGTTGGCCCTTTGATTCCATTGGCCCCTCTTAACTTCGGTCCATTAGATAAGTGAGCATTTTTGTCGGCAATCTTCCGTTCCGCGCTGAGCAGGAAGACATCATTGAATTGTTCTCCACCTATGGAGAGGTCACGAATTGTGCCCTCCCTTTAGAGCGCGACACCGGTCGTAAACGCGGCTTTGCGTTTGTCGAAATGAGCGACGAAGCGGCCGAAGCATCGGCCATTGAGGCCCTTCAAGGTGCCGAGCTGATGGGCCGTCCCCTGCGCATCAACAAAGCTGAGCCCCGTGGCAGTGCCCCTCGTCGCGACTTCGGCGGTGGCGGTGGCAACTACGGCGGTGGTGGTCGCAACTACGGCGGCGGTGGTGGTGGCAACTACGGCGGTGGCGGTGGCAACTACGGCGGTGGCGGTGGTGGTGAGCGCCGCTCTGGTGCGAGCGGCTGGGAAGATCGCAGCTATGGAAGTGGAGCTCCTCCAGCAGGCGGCAGTGCCTACGACGATGGCCGTACCCGTCGCCGCCGTGGTGGAGCTGACGACAACAGTGGTGGCTATGGCGGTGCTGAAGGCTGATCGCCTTCTTGGTGCTGCTTAGAGCCCGGCATCAAGCAGTTGCTGGGCTGCTTGCTCAATGATTTCAATCCCAGCACCAGCTTTTTGAGCTTTGGTGCTGAGATTGTTGCGCCAATATCTTGCTCCGGGCACTGCTTCCACAACCTGGACGAGATGGCGGCATAGATCCCAAAGTCTTCCCCCTCGTTGAAGATGACGTTCGGCATGGGGAAGCAGTCCAAGCACCACATCGGAGGCCAGCACTTGGCGGGGAACGGCGCCGTAGATCAGGCTGTCGATGTCACGCCAGCGCAGTGGGTGGGCATAGGCCGCCCGTCCCACCATCGCCCCATCGCAGTGTTTTAGGGCGTTGAGGCAATCCTCAGGGGTATCGAGCCCACCATTTAATTCGATGGTGAGATCTGGCCTCGATTCTTTTAAAGCAATCACTCGATCGTGCTGAAGAGCAGGAATCGTGCGGTTTTGTTTGGGATCTAATCCTTCAAGCCATGCCTTACGGGCATGCACGGAAAAACGCAAGGCTCCAGCTTCAGCCACTTGGTCCACAAACCGTCTGAGCAGGTCATCACTATCGAGATCATCAATACCCACGCGATGTTTCACCGTGACCGGAAGGGTTGATGCCGCCACCATCGCTTCCACACAACGCGCCACGGTTTGTGGTTCTGCCATCAAACAAGCTCCAAAATTTCCGGCTTGCACCCTTGGACTCGGGCAGCCCACATTGAGGTTGATCTCGTCGTACCCCCAATCGGCTGCCATCCGCGTGGCGTCAGCCAGTAACGCAGGATCGTCGCCCCCCACCTGTAGCGCTATTGGATGTTCCTCTGCGTCGAAGTCCAGCAGCCGTTCACGGCGCTTGCTGTGGTGAAGAGCTTGCGCCACCACCATTTCGCTGTACAGGAGGCTTTGTTTGCTGATCTGGCGCATCAGCATGCGGAAATGCCGATCAGTGCAATCCAGCATCGGTGCCACACTGAAGCGCCAGGCGGGTTCCCGATCGGGGTTGAGTGGGGAATCCATTCCTCCATGCTGCCTCGCTTCCTGCCCTTGTCGCTTTAGAACTGGCAACGTTTAAAGACACTGCAGATGACGACTTCGATGCAGCCTTGGTTGTTGAGCCGACGTTCGATGCTTTTGGCCTCGATTGCTGGGATGGTGGGAGTCTTGAGAGCCCCTGATCAAGTGTTTGCTGCTTCTAAGGCCGGTGAGGCAGCTTGGGATCTCAGCGATGAGGAATGGAAACAACGTCTGTCGCCTGAGGCCTACCAGGTGTTGCGTCAGGAAGGCACGGAACGACCATTCACCAGTCCGTTTAACAACGAAAAACGCGAGGGCACTTACCACTGCGCCGGTTGCGACCTTCCGTTGTTTGCTTCCACCGCCAAGTTTGATAGCGGTACCGGTTGGCCCAGTTTTTGGCAGCCCCTTCCTGGCGGTGTGGAGACAAAAGTAGATTTCAAATTAATTCTTCCTCGCACTGAATATCACTGCAGACGCTGCGGTGGGCATCAGGGCCATGTTTTTAATGACGGTCCCCGACCGACGGGTAAGCGCTACTGCAACAACGGAGTCGCCTTGCGTTTCCAACCCACGGCATGACCTGATCGTGATCGGTGGTGGGCCTGCCGGTTTTATGGCAGCGATCACCGCTGCCGAACGAGGGGTTCGTGATGTTCTGATCTTGGAGGCGACCCCAGACGTGCTCACAAAAGTGCGCATCAGTGGTGGTGGTCGTTGCAACGTCACCCACGCTTGCTGGGATCCGGCCGAACTTGCCACCCACTACCCCCGGGGAAGCAAACCGTTGCGGGGTCCCTTTAGCCAGTTTGCGTGCGGGGATTCGATTGCTTGGTTCGATGAGCACGGACTCACGCTTGTTGAAGAGTCCGACGGACGCATGTTTCCCCAGCAGAATCGCTCAGAGGCGGTGGTGGAGTGCCTGAGGCGGGCTGCGTTAGCTGCAGGGGTGAAGATCCAGTGCGGTTCCGCTGTGCGTGAACTCAGCTGCTCTGCTGGTGGTGGCTTTCAACTTTGCGATCAACGCTCTGCCCTTCATCACACCAAGCGGGTGTTGCTAGCCAGTGGTGGCCATCCCAGTGGACGACGTCTGGCTCAGGATCTAGGTCACACGATTGTGCCGCCGGTGCCGTCACTGTTCAGCTTGAAAGTGCAGGCTCCTGCTTTGACCGCGTGCAGCGGTATTGCCCTGGATGATGTGAGCTTGGATTTAAAGGTTGGCGATCAGCGCTTTCGTGAGAAGGGCCGGGTGCTGATTACCCATCGGGGTGTGAGCGGGCCTGCGGTCTTGCGGCTCACCGCATTTGCAGCGCGGGCCCTCCATGCCAGTCGTTACCAGGGTGAGTTGCGAGTGGATTGGAGTGGTGGATTAGGGCCTGAGCGTGTTCGGCAGAGGTTGCAAGAGGCGCGGCGTGAGCAGGCGCGACGCATGCTGGTGGCGGCTAAGCCTTTTGAGCATCTGCCGCGGCGTCTTTGGCTTGCCTTCTTGACGCAGGCGGGAGTGGATGGAGAGCGGCGTTGGGCGGATCTTTCCGCAAAGGCGGAACGCAATTTGGTGGAGATCCTCTGCGCTCAGCGTTTATCGGTCCAGGGCCGCGGCCCGTTCGGGGAAGAATTTGTCACCGCTGGTGGCGTTGATCTGGGCGAGGTGAATTTGGCAACGATGGAAAGTCGGCGTTGCGCTGGGTTGTACTTAGCAGGTGAATTATTGGATGTGGATGGGGTCACTGGAGGCTTTAATTTCCAGGCCTGTTGGAGCGGCGGCTGGCTTGCGGGTAAAGCGATTGCTGCAGCATTGGCTCCTGTTGATGGGCCGTCATAAAAACCCTTATCACGCAGAGTTTGTGGCTGGATGATTGCTGGCTAGCTCAAAGATTCTTCAGTTTTTTATTACTGAATCTGATCAAATACCGTAAACATCGGTAGGTACATCGCTAAAAGGATTGAACCAACGATTCCTCCAACAACAACGATCATGGCTGGCTCCAGCATCGAGGTGAGTGCCTTTACCGAGGTTGAGACTTCGTCTTCATAAAAGTCGGCAACTTTGCTCAGCATTCGATCCATTTCGCCCGTTTCCTCCCCAATGGAGAGCATGCTCAGCGCCATGTCAGGCAAAACCTTTTGGCGGGTCAAGGCTGCGCTGAGCAATACTCCTTCCTGAACCAGGGTGCGTGAGTCCAGAATCGCGTCAGAGATGATCGAGTTGCCAGCAGTTTCACTGGAGATCTCCATGGACATCAGGATTGGAACACCAGCGCGCGTGAGTGAGCTGAAGATTCTGCAAAATTGAGCCGTGGCAGTTTTCATGATGAGATCACCAAACAACGGCAGCTTGAGGATTACTTTGTCGAGCACTCTGCGGCCTTTGTGGGTGTTGTAATAACGGCCGATTAACCAGGCGCCAATCATGAGAATTCCAGCGAATACGAGTGAAGCGGAGGAGCGGAGTAAGGCGCTTAAATCCACCATTAATTGCGTAAATAATGGCAATTCGGCTCCGAGGTCTTCAAAGATTCCCGCGAAAGTGGGAATCAAAAAGATCGTCATTCCTAAAAACACCAAAATGGCGATCACCAGCACGGCTACGGGGTAACCCAGGGCACCTTTGATTTGGTTTTGGAGTCGGGCGTTGTCTTCCAGCAACTTGGCGAGGCGTTTGAGGGATTCATCCAAAACACCGCCCGCTTCGCCAGCCTCCACCATGGCGATGGTGAGTTGGTCAAAGACCTTGGGCCATTGGCGCATCGCTGCTGCCATCGCCGTGCCCTGATTCACCTCGAGTCCCACGCTGGTGAGAGCTTTTTTAAACATCGGCAATTTTTGCTGCGTGGCCATGAGATCGAGGCTGCGCACAATTGGGACCCCTGCATCCACGAGCGCGGCCAGCTTGCTGGCCCAAATGGCTTTCTCTTTCACCCCTGGTGGTTTCTGGAACGCTTCTCCCAGATCCATCGACAACCACCCTGCTGATGAGCTTGCACCTGCGCCTTTGGCCTTGGTTTTGTCTTTTCCTTTGTCTGTGTCTTGGCGAAGCTCTTCCGCTTTAATTCCGCGCCTCCGCAGCAGACGGCGGGCCGAAACAGCATCGTTGGCTTTGACCGTGACCGTTCGCGGTTGGCCTGTGGCTGTGGTGTAAGTGGCGGTGAAAGAGACCATGGGCTAACCGACCGATTCAGGTGTTCATCAGGCGTTCCAGTTCCGCGGGTTTGCTGGCTTTGCTTTGTCCTTCATCAAGGCTGATTTCACCCTGATCAATCAGATTGGCAAGGGCTCTTTCCAGGGTTTGCATGCCGAGCTCGCCGCCGGTTTGAATTTGGGAATACAGCTGAGCTGTTTTGCCTTCGCGGATCAAATTGGCGATGGCTGGCGTGTTGATCATGATTTCTTGTGCCATCACGCGACCGAATTGCCCAGGGGCAGGATTTTGGCGTCGGCAGAGCGTTTGAGAGAACACCGCAGTCAGGCTTCCTGAGAGTTGCACGCGGATCTGGGTTTGCTGGCCAGGTGGAAACACATCCACCATCCGATCCACCGTCTGGGCTGCAGAACTGGTGTGCAACGTTCCAAACACCAAATGCCCTGTCTCTGCAGCACTGATCGCCAGTTGAATCGTTTCAAGATCACGCATTTCACCCACCAAAATCACGTCTGGGTCTTCTCGTAGAGCAGCGCGCAGAGCGTTGGCAAAACTGCGCGTGTCTTCGTTGAGTTGGCGTTGATGCACCAAGCTGAGATCACTGGTGTAGACGAATTCAATCGGGTCTTCGATGGTGAGGATGTGCTCAGCCCGCGTGTGGTTGATGTGATCGAGAAGCGCTGCGAGCGTGGTCGTTTTGCCGGAGCCAGTCGGACCCGTGACCAGGACAAGACCCCGGGGGCGTTTGCTGGTTTCCACCACGACTGGAGGCAGATTCAACAGCTGAATGCTGGGGATTTTGCTTCCAAGAGCACGCAAGCAGGCGGCATAGCTGCCTTTCTGCCGGTACACATTCACGCGAAAACGCGCGACCCCTTTTAGGCCATAGGCACAATCCAGCTCCCACGTTTGTTCGAGTGTTTTGCGTTGGCTGTTATTAAGCATGGAAAAGATCAGGCGGTTGCAGCCTTCTTCACTGAGCGGTTCTTCCTGCATCGGCCGCAGTTCGCCACTGAAGCGGCCGTAAGGCGGCTGTCCGCTGGCGATGTGGAGGTCGCTTCCGCCTCCGTTCACCAGCTGTTCCATTAAGTCTTCGATCATTAGTTCCATGCCCGGAGCTTTCACTGACGGGGTGTCAGGCAATAGGGGCATTCCAGCCAACCTTCTTGCAGTCCGCCACCACATCCACGGCAAGTGACTGTGCTGAGGGCCCTGGCACGTTGTTCCGATTCCAGCCCCGCATCTGTTAACACCATTCGGTCCACCTCTTCCAGCGTGGTGTGACCTTCTCGCACGAGATCAAGGCTGTAGCCGAGCAAGGTTTTCATTCCTGCTTCAAGTGCTAACTGACGGACGAGATCAGTGGTTGCCCCTTTGGCGACCGATGCCGCCAGGGCCTCATTCATGCGTAACACTTCGTACACACCGATACGGCCCTTGTAACCGGTGCCCTGACAGGTGGGGCATGGTGTTTCTGGCCCTTCGTGGTGTTTGGCTTTGAAAAAGGTGACATTGCCTTCATCGCTCGTCATGAGGCCAAAGCGGCCTAATTCTCGCGAATCTGGGTGGTAGGGGATTCGGCAATCGCTGCATACGCGCCTGAGTAAGCGTTGAGAAACGATGCCGAGCAAGGATGCGCTCACCATGAAGGGTTCAACGCCCATTTCGTCGAGTCGGGCGATGGCGCTCGGGGCATCGTTGCAGTGAAGGGTGGTTAAGACAAGGTGCCCTGTTAACGCGGCT
The window above is part of the Synechococcus sp. WH 8020 genome. Proteins encoded here:
- a CDS encoding type IV pilus twitching motility protein PilT is translated as MELMIEDLMEQLVNGGGSDLHIASGQPPYGRFSGELRPMQEEPLSEEGCNRLIFSMLNNSQRKTLEQTWELDCAYGLKGVARFRVNVYRQKGSYAACLRALGSKIPSIQLLNLPPVVVETSKRPRGLVLVTGPTGSGKTTTLAALLDHINHTRAEHILTIEDPIEFVYTSDLSLVHQRQLNEDTRSFANALRAALREDPDVILVGEMRDLETIQLAISAAETGHLVFGTLHTSSAAQTVDRMVDVFPPGQQTQIRVQLSGSLTAVFSQTLCRRQNPAPGQFGRVMAQEIMINTPAIANLIREGKTAQLYSQIQTGGELGMQTLERALANLIDQGEISLDEGQSKASKPAELERLMNT
- the dusA gene encoding tRNA dihydrouridine(20/20a) synthase DusA; the protein is MDSPLNPDREPAWRFSVAPMLDCTDRHFRMLMRQISKQSLLYSEMVVAQALHHSKRRERLLDFDAEEHPIALQVGGDDPALLADATRMAADWGYDEINLNVGCPSPRVQAGNFGACLMAEPQTVARCVEAMVAASTLPVTVKHRVGIDDLDSDDLLRRFVDQVAEAGALRFSVHARKAWLEGLDPKQNRTIPALQHDRVIALKESRPDLTIELNGGLDTPEDCLNALKHCDGAMVGRAAYAHPLRWRDIDSLIYGAVPRQVLASDVVLGLLPHAERHLQRGGRLWDLCRHLVQVVEAVPGARYWRNNLSTKAQKAGAGIEIIEQAAQQLLDAGL
- a CDS encoding NAD(P)/FAD-dependent oxidoreductase, which translates into the protein MTVPDRRVSATATTESPCVSNPRHDLIVIGGGPAGFMAAITAAERGVRDVLILEATPDVLTKVRISGGGRCNVTHACWDPAELATHYPRGSKPLRGPFSQFACGDSIAWFDEHGLTLVEESDGRMFPQQNRSEAVVECLRRAALAAGVKIQCGSAVRELSCSAGGGFQLCDQRSALHHTKRVLLASGGHPSGRRLAQDLGHTIVPPVPSLFSLKVQAPALTACSGIALDDVSLDLKVGDQRFREKGRVLITHRGVSGPAVLRLTAFAARALHASRYQGELRVDWSGGLGPERVRQRLQEARREQARRMLVAAKPFEHLPRRLWLAFLTQAGVDGERRWADLSAKAERNLVEILCAQRLSVQGRGPFGEEFVTAGGVDLGEVNLATMESRRCAGLYLAGELLDVDGVTGGFNFQACWSGGWLAGKAIAAALAPVDGPS
- a CDS encoding RNA recognition motif domain-containing protein, yielding MSIFVGNLPFRAEQEDIIELFSTYGEVTNCALPLERDTGRKRGFAFVEMSDEAAEASAIEALQGAELMGRPLRINKAEPRGSAPRRDFGGGGGNYGGGGRNYGGGGGGNYGGGGGNYGGGGGGERRSGASGWEDRSYGSGAPPAGGSAYDDGRTRRRRGGADDNSGGYGGAEG
- the msrB gene encoding peptide-methionine (R)-S-oxide reductase MsrB translates to MTTSMQPWLLSRRSMLLASIAGMVGVLRAPDQVFAASKAGEAAWDLSDEEWKQRLSPEAYQVLRQEGTERPFTSPFNNEKREGTYHCAGCDLPLFASTAKFDSGTGWPSFWQPLPGGVETKVDFKLILPRTEYHCRRCGGHQGHVFNDGPRPTGKRYCNNGVALRFQPTA
- a CDS encoding type II secretion system F family protein, which encodes MVSFTATYTTATGQPRTVTVKANDAVSARRLLRRRGIKAEELRQDTDKGKDKTKAKGAGASSSAGWLSMDLGEAFQKPPGVKEKAIWASKLAALVDAGVPIVRSLDLMATQQKLPMFKKALTSVGLEVNQGTAMAAAMRQWPKVFDQLTIAMVEAGEAGGVLDESLKRLAKLLEDNARLQNQIKGALGYPVAVLVIAILVFLGMTIFLIPTFAGIFEDLGAELPLFTQLMVDLSALLRSSASLVFAGILMIGAWLIGRYYNTHKGRRVLDKVILKLPLFGDLIMKTATAQFCRIFSSLTRAGVPILMSMEISSETAGNSIISDAILDSRTLVQEGVLLSAALTRQKVLPDMALSMLSIGEETGEMDRMLSKVADFYEDEVSTSVKALTSMLEPAMIVVVGGIVGSILLAMYLPMFTVFDQIQ